GCGGGCCAGCCTGCACTCGAACCCGTGCGCATCGTCGAAGGCGACGTGCCGGCGACGCGCTACGGCGAGCCGGCCAAGCCGGCGGACGACGATGCGGAGCGCACCGTACCCGCAGCGAAGCGCGCCACGCCGGTGGCGGTTGTGCTCACGCGCTATGCGGCGCAGAACCTCTACGCGCCGCTGCGCACCGTGGAGCCCGTTCCCGGCCTCGGCCGCGTCAATCTGCGCCGTGGGCTGGAGCTTTCCACCTTGCTGCCCACACTGCCGGTGCGTGCGCAGGCGCTGGCCGCTTGGCGGCTCGAAGACCAGTGGGTGACGGCGGTGAAGCTCACCAACGCCTCCGGGCGCTGGCTCGACCTCGATCCCCGCGCGCTGCAGGGCGACTTTCTCGCCGCGACCTTCCAGCACCCGAATCTGGCGCCGGCCGGCCGCGCCGCCGACACCACGGTGGTCTACCTCGTGACCCGTGGCCACGGCCTGGCCGAGTCGCTGCTGCCCAAGCTCTCACCGATCGACGCGACGGTGAACCTGCCGCCGGCCGCGGCGGCCGGCCAGGCCGAAGGAGGTGCCCGCCATGAAAAGTAACCCCCTCCTGAAGTGGCTGCTGATCCCGATGGCGCTGGTGCTGCTGTTCGTCGGCATCAAGATGTTCTCCGGGGATCGCGGCGCCAAGCCCGTTCCGGCCGGCAGCGCCAACTCGCTCACGCCCGAAGAGATGAAGGCGCTGGGCATCGAGGGCGACACGCCGCGCGATACCGTTGCCACACTGGTGGCCCAGGTCAAGCAGTTGCGCAACGAGCTGCAGACGGCGCTCAACGACAACAAGAACCAGAAGAGCGAGAACGAGCGTATGCGCGCGCGGGAAAGCGCGATCGACCAGCGCATCCAGTCCGCGCTGGATGGTGAACGCGGCCGCCTGCAGCAGTACCGCGAGCAGTTGGCCGGCGACCGCCAGCAGACCCAGGGCCTGCTGCAAGACCTGCAGCGGCGCCTGGATGGGCTTTCCGGCAAGGGCGGCCAGGCCGATCTGCCGGTCGGGCTCGGCCTGGAGGACGGCGACGGCAAGGGCTTCAGCGGCAGCCAGGGCGGCGCCGCGCGCAGCACCAGCGGCACGCGCTGGGTGGAACCGGACGATGCGAAGCCTTCGGCGAAGAACGGCAGCAGCGGCGGCCTGAACTTTCCGACCAGCTTCGGGCCGGCGCAGAAGACGCTTTCCGACACGGCCGACAACGTGGCCAGCACCGTCGCGGATGCAGGCAGCCGCGCCGTGGGCACGTCGTCCAAGCCGGTCTACACGGTGCCGTCGAACTCGACGCTGATGGGCTCCATCGCGATGACCGCGCTGATCGGCCGCGTGCCGATCGACGGCACGGTCAACGACCCGTACCCCTTCAAGGTGCTGATCGGCCCGGACAACCTCACCGCCAACGGCATCGACATTCCCGACGTGGCGGGCGCGGTGGTCAGCGGCACGGCCTCGGGCGACTGGACGCTTTCCTGCGTGCGCGGCCAGATTCGCTCGGTGACGTTCGTCTTCAACGACGGCACGGTGCGCACGATGCCGGAGGACGGCAACCGCAACCAGAGCGGCGGCGGCCAGGGCAATGGTGCAAACAGCACGACGCAAGGCGGCCTGGGCTGGATCAGCGATCCCTACGGCATCCCCTGCGTCAGCGGCGAACGGCGCAGCAACGCGCAGCAGTACCTGGGTTCGCAAGCCCTCATCACCGCGGCCGGCGCCGGCGCCGCTTCACTGATCAAGTCGGACAACGGCAGCGTGGCCGTGGTCGCTAACAGCAACGGCTCGCTTGGCACGGTAGGCATCAGCGGCAACGAGGCGATGGGCCGCATCCTGGCCGGGGG
The Achromobacter sp. AONIH1 DNA segment above includes these coding regions:
- a CDS encoding TIGR03749 family integrating conjugative element protein, which produces MKSLGKRSSAAALAGLLLCLAFVPAAHAVEILRWERLPLAVPLVVGQERVVFIERNVRIGVPPTVGEQLRVQSAGGAIYLRASAPIPPTRLQLQDVESGALILLDIAAEPAKAGQPALEPVRIVEGDVPATRYGEPAKPADDDAERTVPAAKRATPVAVVLTRYAAQNLYAPLRTVEPVPGLGRVNLRRGLELSTLLPTLPVRAQALAAWRLEDQWVTAVKLTNASGRWLDLDPRALQGDFLAATFQHPNLAPAGRAADTTVVYLVTRGHGLAESLLPKLSPIDATVNLPPAAAAGQAEGGARHEK
- a CDS encoding TIGR03752 family integrating conjugative element protein, with amino-acid sequence MKSNPLLKWLLIPMALVLLFVGIKMFSGDRGAKPVPAGSANSLTPEEMKALGIEGDTPRDTVATLVAQVKQLRNELQTALNDNKNQKSENERMRARESAIDQRIQSALDGERGRLQQYREQLAGDRQQTQGLLQDLQRRLDGLSGKGGQADLPVGLGLEDGDGKGFSGSQGGAARSTSGTRWVEPDDAKPSAKNGSSGGLNFPTSFGPAQKTLSDTADNVASTVADAGSRAVGTSSKPVYTVPSNSTLMGSIAMTALIGRVPIDGTVNDPYPFKVLIGPDNLTANGIDIPDVAGAVVSGTASGDWTLSCVRGQIRSVTFVFNDGTVRTMPEDGNRNQSGGGQGNGANSTTQGGLGWISDPYGIPCVSGERRSNAQQYLGSQALITAAGAGAASLIKSDNGSVAVVANSNGSLGTVGISGNEAMGRILAGGVRDMADWVNKLYGQAFAAVYVRPGAKVAVHLEQPLNIDYDAKGRRVNQRIGGKHASDLD